A part of Apodemus sylvaticus chromosome 19, mApoSyl1.1, whole genome shotgun sequence genomic DNA contains:
- the LOC127669782 gene encoding class I histocompatibility antigen, Gogo-A*0501 alpha chain-like isoform X2 — MRNPGPCILPLLLWVAIDLTQYCAGGMQPRAAWMEQEPPEYWEKQTAQILSLSRTGERVLKFIVTENGLRKKDYHTLQEVFGCNVANDGSFLGGQYRLAYHGYDYIILNEDLNSWTAKGKAAEKLKTDWENGDLAESWRTYLLGECVERLFRCLDLGRKTLLHSDAPKTHVTHQVRPEGNVTLRCWALGFYPADITLTWQRDGNNHTEDMELPDTRPAGDGTFQKWAAVVVPSGEELRYTCHVHHVGLPEPLTLKWEPPQTIPIMGILIGLVLGTLLVGTVVIFLVWKK, encoded by the exons ATGAGGAACCCTGGACCCTgcatcctccccctcctcttgtGGGTGGCCATAGACCTGACCCAGTATTGTGCAGGTGG GATGCAACCTCGGGCTGCTTGGATGGAGCAGGAGCCACCTGAATATTGGGAGAAGCAGACAGCACAAATCTTGAGCTTGTCACGGACAGGAGAAAGAGTGCTTAAATTCATAGTAACAGAAAATGGACTCAGGAAGAAAG attaTCACACCCTGCAGGAAGTGTTTGGCTGCAATGTGGCGAATGATGGGAGCTTCCTTGGCGGTCAATACCGGCTCGCATACCATGGCTATGATtacatcatcctgaatgaggacCTGAACTCTTGGACTGCAAAGGGCAAGGCAGCTGAAAAACTTAAGACAGACTGGGAGAATGGAGACCTGGCAGAAAGCTGGAGGACTTACCTGCTAGGGGAGTGCGTAGAAAGGCTTTTTAGATGCCTGGACCTTGGAAGGAAGACTTTGCTGCACTCTG ATGCCCCCAAAACACATGTGACCCACCAAGTAAGACCTGAAGGGAATGTCACCCTGAGGTGCTGGGCCCTAGGCTTCTATCCAGCTGACATTACCCTGACCTGGCAGAGGGATGGGAACAACCACACCGAGGACATGGAGCTGCCAGACACCAGGCCGGCAGGGGATGGAACCTTCCAGAAGTGGGCAGCTGTGGTGGTGCCTTCTGGAGAAGAACTGAGATACACGTGTCATGTGCACCATGTAGGGTTACCTGAGCCTCTCACTCTGAAATGGG AACCTCCACAAACCATCCCCATCATGGGAATTCTCATCGGCCTGGTTCTTGGAACTTTGTTGGTGGGAACTGTGGTGATTTTTCTGGTGTGGAAGAAATAA
- the LOC127669782 gene encoding class I histocompatibility antigen, Gogo-A*0501 alpha chain-like isoform X1 has product MRNPGPCILPLLLWVAIDLTQYCAGSHWLQTFNIVITEPGMSEPQFIQVGYVDSIQFQGFDSKAVSARMQPRAAWMEQEPPEYWEKQTAQILSLSRTGERVLKFIVTENGLRKKDYHTLQEVFGCNVANDGSFLGGQYRLAYHGYDYIILNEDLNSWTAKGKAAEKLKTDWENGDLAESWRTYLLGECVERLFRCLDLGRKTLLHSDAPKTHVTHQVRPEGNVTLRCWALGFYPADITLTWQRDGNNHTEDMELPDTRPAGDGTFQKWAAVVVPSGEELRYTCHVHHVGLPEPLTLKWEPPQTIPIMGILIGLVLGTLLVGTVVIFLVWKK; this is encoded by the exons ATGAGGAACCCTGGACCCTgcatcctccccctcctcttgtGGGTGGCCATAGACCTGACCCAGTATTGTGCAG GCTCACACTGGCTGCAGACTTTCAACATTGTGATTACGGAACCTGGCATGTCGGAACCCCAGTTCATCCAGGTCGGCTATGTAGACTCCATACAGTTTCAGGGATTCGACAGCAAAGCAGTGTCGGCAAGGATGCAACCTCGGGCTGCTTGGATGGAGCAGGAGCCACCTGAATATTGGGAGAAGCAGACAGCACAAATCTTGAGCTTGTCACGGACAGGAGAAAGAGTGCTTAAATTCATAGTAACAGAAAATGGACTCAGGAAGAAAG attaTCACACCCTGCAGGAAGTGTTTGGCTGCAATGTGGCGAATGATGGGAGCTTCCTTGGCGGTCAATACCGGCTCGCATACCATGGCTATGATtacatcatcctgaatgaggacCTGAACTCTTGGACTGCAAAGGGCAAGGCAGCTGAAAAACTTAAGACAGACTGGGAGAATGGAGACCTGGCAGAAAGCTGGAGGACTTACCTGCTAGGGGAGTGCGTAGAAAGGCTTTTTAGATGCCTGGACCTTGGAAGGAAGACTTTGCTGCACTCTG ATGCCCCCAAAACACATGTGACCCACCAAGTAAGACCTGAAGGGAATGTCACCCTGAGGTGCTGGGCCCTAGGCTTCTATCCAGCTGACATTACCCTGACCTGGCAGAGGGATGGGAACAACCACACCGAGGACATGGAGCTGCCAGACACCAGGCCGGCAGGGGATGGAACCTTCCAGAAGTGGGCAGCTGTGGTGGTGCCTTCTGGAGAAGAACTGAGATACACGTGTCATGTGCACCATGTAGGGTTACCTGAGCCTCTCACTCTGAAATGGG AACCTCCACAAACCATCCCCATCATGGGAATTCTCATCGGCCTGGTTCTTGGAACTTTGTTGGTGGGAACTGTGGTGATTTTTCTGGTGTGGAAGAAATAA